Part of the Halodesulfurarchaeum formicicum genome is shown below.
TCATCAAGACCGGCGAGCGCGAGGGAGTGATCGAGACCGACGAGCGCGAGATGCTCCAGCGTATCTTCCGCTTCGACCAGACCATCGCCAAGGAGGTCATGACCCCGCGACTGGACGTGACTGCGGTCGATGCCGACGACCCGATCGAGACGGCGATTCAGACCTGCACCCAGAGCGGCCACGAGCGGGTCCCGGTCTACGAGTCGGACCTGGACACCGTGCTGGGGATCGTCCAGCTGCGGGATCTGGTTCGTGAGTACCTTTACAGCGAGAACGGCGAGGCGACACTGCGCGATCTCATCCAGCCGACCCTGCATGTCCCCGAGTCCAAGAACGTCGACGAACTCCTCCAGGAGATGCAAGAAGAGCGAGTGGGCATGGTCATCGTCATCGACGAGTTCGGGACGACAGAGGGCCTGATCACCACCGAGGACATCATCGAGGAGATCACCGGCGAGATCCTCGAAGGCGAGGAGGAGCGCCCGATCGACCGCGTGGACGAGCAGACCGTGCTCGTCAGAGGCGAGGTCAACATCGAGGAAGTCAACGAGGCCCTGGCCATCGACCTCCCGGAAGGCGAGGAGTTCGAGACCATCGCCGGCTTCATCTTCAACCGGGCGGGCCGGCTGGTCGAGGAGGGCGAGGTCTTCACCTACGAGAACATCGAGTTACGGGCCGAGCAGGTCGAGGACACCCGGATCATGAAAGCCCGGGTGACCAGACACGAGGGCGACGACGCGCTTCCCGACGCGGAGCGCCCGAACGTCGAGGAACTCTGATCAGAACAGCAGGGAGACGAGCCTGAACCCGCCATAACCCACGACGATCGCCAGCACGAGCGAGCCGACCCAGGCGAGGACCGTATACCCCATTTTCGCCGCACTCACCCCCTCCCGGCCCTCCACGGCCAGGCCGCTGCCCATAATCGCGCTGACGACGATCTCGTTGAACGAGACTGGCACGCCCAGCAGGACCGCCGTCTGGGCCAGCACGAAGGAGGGGATCAGCGCCGCGATGGAGCGTCGCGGGCCCAGCGAGGAGTAGTCCTGGGCGATGGCCTTGATCATCCGCGGCGCACCGGTCCAGGAGCCCACGAGCAACCCGAGCCCGCCACCCACCAGCACCATCGAGAGCGGGATTGAATCGCCCAGCAGTGGGATGAGCGGGCCGACGGCCAGCCCGACCTGGCTCCCCCCGGCCGAGAACGCGACCAGCCCGCCCATGGCGACCAGGAAGTGTCGCATGCCGGCGATCGGGTGTTTTCCCACGTCCCACCGAAGGACCAGGGCCACGAGGAGCCCCAGGCCGACGGTCGCCAGGCCGACGCCGGCCGAGCCGAACTCACCGAGTCCGGCGATGCTCTCGGCGATCGACTGGCCCCCGTCGCCCCCGAGGATGTCAAAACGAATGTTCGCGACGACGACCCCCACGAGCGCGCCGAGGGCCGGCACCGTCAGCTGATCACGATCGACCGACCGGAGAAGTCTCGCGGTCGCGAACGCGACCCCACCACCGACGAAGGGGACGGCGGCCCAGAGTCCGACGATCTCGTAGTAGGCCGCCCAGGCGGGCGCACCGCCCAGCGCGAGGCCGACCCCGACCACGGCTCCCGTGACGGTAAACGCCGTCGCGATCGGATAGCCCAGGAACACGCCCGCCGCCACCAGCGTGGCGGCGATGGCGAGCACGGTCACCACGGCAGCCGGTGTCAGTGTGACGCCCTGAATCAATCCCGTTCCGACCGTCTCGGAGACGTTTGCGCCCTGGAGGGCTGCGCCGGCAAAGCCCAGAATCCCGACGAGGAACCCGGCCCGCATCACCGAGATGGCGTTTGCTCCGACTGCCGGGGCGAAGGGCGTGGAGCCGCTCGATCCGGCCCCGATAGCCCACGCCATGAAGAGACTCGCCAGCGAGGCGACCGCGAGGGTCAGGAGGGCGCCGCCACTCATTACGTTCGGATGGACGGGGCCGCGATAAGTGCTTGGCGGCTCGGCTCAGGTCGTATGCGAGTCCGGTGCCGTGTCGTCCGGGGTCTCTGTCCCCTCGGGAGTCTCGACGCCTTCGACTGCTTCGGCGATCTCTGTTGCTTTCTCGGTGTCCACGTGCCAGCGATCCAGGTCCTCGAAGGACTCCAGGTGCTCCCGGACCTCGTCTTTGAGCGTCTCGTCGTTCACGTTGACCTCGAAGACGAACTCCTCCTGGGAGCGCACCCGCTGGATGTTCGCGCTGATCAGGTCGTTGTCGAAGTAGTAGGGGGCGACCTGGGTCATCACGCGCTCGTAGACGGTGCTCTCGACCTTCCGGAGAGCCTTGCGACTGGCGGTGTCGGCCGCCCGGGCGACGTAATCGAGGGTGTCCTGCCACTTCTCGACCGCGCCGTCGGTGTCGTTCTCCTCGATCTTCTCGTAGGACTCGGTGAGGTGTTCGCCCGCGGACTGGAGGTCATCGTCGGCGGATTTGCCTTTGGCCTCTCCCTTCCCTTCGCCCACGCTCGCCTGGTCGGCGGTTTTCGCCGAGACGTCCTCCTCGATCTGCTCGTGGATCTTGGGCCGCCACTTGACCCAGTCCTCGAACGCGTCGGGGTATTTCTCGGTGGCCGAGGCCTCTCGGAGGGCGGTGGTGATTCGTTCGCCGTGTTCGACGATCTCACCCCAGGTTCCACGTTGTTTGAAACCCGAGATGCTCTCTTCCATTATGCCCCGTAACCCAGCGGCGAGTAAACACTTTTCCCCTTCCCCGGGATCGGTAGCGCTAACCCGCCGCCGCGATTTCACCCGTGCATGCCGATTCGGGAACAGGAACACGGCGCGCTCATCGACCACGCACTCGCGACCCACACCCTCTCGCGGCTGCGGTCGGTCGAGACCGAACAGATCGGGTTCCGAAAGGGGCTGGTGAAACTGGGCCGTATCTGTGGCTACGAGATCATCGACGGCGCGATGGACACCGAGTACGTCGAGATCGAGACACCACTGACCGACACGATGGGCCAGCAGGTCGGCGGCCTCGATGACGTGGTCATCATCAACGTCCTCCGGGCGGCGACGCCCTTCGTCGAGGGGCTGCTCAAGGCGTTCCCCTCCGCGCGTCAGGGAGTCATCAGCGCCGGCCGGAACGAGGGTGCCGGGATGACCGAGGACGGCACCTTCCCGATCGACGTGGATTACGTGAAGCTTCCGGACATCTCCCCCGAGGATACGGTCATCGTCGCCGACCCGATGCTCGCGACGGGGTCGACGGCGACGACGGTACTTTCGCGGGTCGCCGAGGACGCCCCCGACGAGGCCGAGGTCATGCTGCTCGCCGCCGTGAGTGCGCCGGAGGGCGTCTGTCGCGTGGAGGACGAATTCCCCGATGTTTCCGTGCTCACCGTCGCGGTCGACGATCATCTCGACGAGGACGGCTACATCGTCCCCGGGCTGGGGGACGCCGGCGATCGAGCGTTCGGGACGGCCTGACCGGACGACACGAAACAAGCTATATGTCTCTCGCGGTCGGGACTTCGAGCATGACAGACGCCGATCGCTGTGACGCGTGTGGGGAGCCGGTCACCGATGCGCTGGCCCGAACTGTTCGGCTGACGGTCGACCGCTCCCAGATCGACTCCCAGCGACTGTGTCCGGAGTGTTTCGCGGCGTGGATCGACCGCTACGAGACGGAGATGCAACACGAGGCCGCCTCGACGGTCGTCTCCGAGGACGACGAACTCATCGTCGACTAGTCCGTGATGTCGGCCCGGCCGCTCGTGGCGCTTTGGAGTCGGTCTTTGAGCCCCGCGACCTCATCAACTGGCACGGTCACCCTGAACGAGACCGTCTCCTCGTAGTCGGCGTCGAACTCCACGTCGGCGGACTCAAGAATCCCTCGCACCGTGCCCGAATCGTCGTAGACGACCTCCACGTCGAAGGTCGCTTCGGGCCGCCGCTCGGTGATGCCTGCATCCTCCACGGCCTCTTTCACGCCACGTCCGTAGGCTCTCGCCAGGCCGCCGATTCCCAGGTTGGTCCCACCGTAGTAGCGGGCCACGACGGCCACCACGTTCTCCAACTCCTGCTGGACGAGGACGTTTAGCGCCGGTTTACCGGCCGAGCCGGTCGGCTCGTGACTGTCACTCTGGTACTCACGGAGGATGTAGCCCGAGCCCGAATCGACCCGCACCCGGTAGGCCGGGATGATCGTCGCGCCGGAGAACTCGGCCCGCACCTCCTCGATGTACGCTTCGGCGGCGTCTTTGGATCGAACGGGAGCGACGTGGCCGGTGAACTCCGAGCCCCGGACCTCGAAGTACGCGCGGCCGACTTCGGCCACGGTGCGATAGGTGTCGGCCATCGTCCTGAATCGTCGGTCGACCGCCTTCGGGGTTGCGGTTCTCAGGCGATCTCGACCGACCGAACGAACTCCAGGTCGGTGAGCGCCGTCAGCACGTCGCCGGGGACCTGCTCCTCGGTGATGATGTGGAGACGCGGTTCGTCGGTGAAATCCGGATCCTCGCTGACGGCCTGCCGGATGGTGATGTCGTGCTCGGCGAGCAGGTTGGTCACTGCCCCGATAATGCCGGACTCCCCGGCGGAGCGGACCGAGATCGTCAGGACGGTCAGGTCCAAAAGCGGGGCGAGATCCATCAGGCTCGGGATCTGGGAGATGTTACGGAAGATGCGTTCGAGTTCCGGATCCTCGAGGATCGCGTCAGTCGTGGAGTCGACGACCCGACGATCGACGCCGGCCTCCTCGGCGACCTGGGTGTTGGGGATCTCGATGGAGCCCGAGACGACCCGGCCCGCCTCGTTGACGGAGAACCCGCGTTCGAGCAGGAGTTTGACCACGGCCTGCTGCCCGGGACTCCCCTCGAACTTCTCCATGATGGCCTTGAACATCGACGATCACAGGGTCCCTTTCGTGCTCGGGGTCCCGCCCCGGCGGTCGTCCAGTCGTGTCGCGTCGTCCAGGGCCCGACCCACGCCTTTGAACAGCGCTTCGATCTCGTGGTGGGCGTTTTCGCCCTGGAACTCGACCTGGAGGGTGAGCCCCGCGTTCTCGGCCAGCGAGCGGAAGAAGTGGGTCGCCAGGACGCTCGTGAACTCGTTCACCCGCTCCTGGGAGAACTCGCCCTCGGCGCTGAAAAACGGGCGGCCGCTCACGTCCAGGACGACGGACGCACTCGCTTCGTCCATGGGAACCCGGCGATCCGCGAAGCGCTCGATGGCCCGGCGCTCGCCGAGTGCCTCGTCGATGGCCTGCCCGAGGACCACGCCGACGTCCTCGACGGTGTGGTGCTCGTCGACCCCGAGATCCCCGTCACACCGCACGGTCAGGTCGAAGTAGCCGTGGGTGCCAAAGGCCGTGAGCATGTGATCGAGAAAGCCCACGCCGGTGTCAACCGTCGTCTCGCCGGTCCCGTCGAGGTCGATCGTGACCGAGACGTCCGTCTCTGCGGTCTCCCGGGTTCGGGCCGCGTGCCGTTCGCTCATGGCTCAACTCTGCCGCGGGACGCATATGACCGTTGTGCTCACGCCACCGGGGTGTCTCAATTCACGGCGGCCTGGGCCTCGGCCAGCGTGAACGCGCCTTCGTAGAGGGCCGTACCGACGACGACCGCAGCGGCCCCGGCTTCCTGCAGTGCGTTGATGTCCTCGACGGTCGCGACGCCGCCGCTGGCGATTACCGGCACGTCCACGGCCTCGACGAGGGCTGCAACCGGTTCGGTGCGCACGCCCGCCTGTTTCCCCTCCACATCCACGTCGGTGAAGAGGATGCCCGCCGCTCCCATCTCCGCGTAGCGACTCGCGGCTTCGACCGGCGTGAGCCCGGTCCCTTCGGTCCAGCCGGAGACGACGACTTCGCCCTCCTTTGCATCCAGGCTGACCAGCACGCTCTCCGGGTGGGTCTCGCTCACCGCTTCGACCAGCTCCGGATTCTCCAGGGCGGCCGTGCCCATGATGACCCGTTTGACCCCCGCATCGAGGAGCGCTCTGGCGTCCTCGGCCGTCCGGATGCCCCCGCCCAGCTGGACGGGGACCGTGACGGCGTCGAGGATCGCGTCGATCGCCGCGGCGTTCTGTCGCTCGCCCTCGAAGGCCCCGTCGAGGTCGACCAGGTGGAGCGTTTCCGCGCCCGCCTCGACCCACCGGGTCGCGGCCGTGACTGGATCGCCGTAGCTCGTCTCCGTGCCGCGTTCGCCCTGGACGAGTTGTACCACCTCGCCGTCTTTGAGATCGACCGCCGGGATCACCTCGAAGGATTCGAAGGCCATTGCATCGCGGCTATGACGGTTTCCCTTTTGAAGGTGCTGGCTGTCCGCGTCGTGAGGCGGGCTAATCGCCAGCCAGTGGCAGTTTGGCCCCGTTTGCCTTTCGGCACGAAACTGGGGTGATGGAAACGACTATCACGTTGGCCTGTGAACAGGTCCTCTGATGCCCACGGTAGAATACATCAACTACGAGGTACTCGACGATCAGGGCTGGGATCTCGAAGACGGCGACCTCTTCGAGAAGGCTGCCGACGCGGGACTGGACGACCAGGACTATGGCACACTCGACGTCGGTGAGGGCGAGTATATCCTGGAGGCCGCCGAGGCCGCGGGGTACGACTGGCCGTTCTCCTGCCGGGCCGGTGCCTGTGCGAACTGTGCGGGTGTCGTGAAGGAGGGCGACATCGAGATGGACATGCAGCAGATCCTCTCCGACGAGGAGATGGAGGAGGAGAACGTCCGCCTGACATGCATCGGCTCGCCCGCGACGGACGAGGTCCAGCTGGTCTACAACGCCAAGCACCTGGACTTCCTCCAGGACCGCGTCATCTGATCGGGTCGGCCCAACGTTCCCGTTGTTTTTTCGCACTCGTGAGCAGCCGCTCTGGAAACGCCCACTCGGGAGCAACCGCTCTAGAAACCTTCAAACCGCGGGCGGGCCCAGTCCCGACTCGTGGACGCCACCGTCCCCGACCTGCTTCGGCTGCTCGCCGTCCCCGTCTTTGCCTGGGCTGGGATTCAGGACCTCAGGACCCGCCGGGTACCGAATCGGACCTGGCTGCCCCTCGTGGGCCTCGGTGTGCTGCTCGTCGGCTGGGACCTCCTGGTGCTGGGCCCAGGAACCCCCGGATTCGGCCTCTATCTGCTTCGAGTCGGGCTCAGCGTGGGGCTGGTCGGGGGGCTCGCACTCGGCTTCTGGATCATCGGTGGCTTTGGCGGGGCCGACGCGAAGGCGTTTCTGACCCTCGCCGTTCTCTTCCCGACCTACCCGGCCTACGAGGCGTTTGGTCTCACACTTCCCGTCGTCGAGACCACGATCGGGGTCTTCTCGCTCACGGTGCTGACGAACGCCGTCCTGATCGGGGCCGCCTACCCGCTCGCACTCGCAGTCTCGAATCTCCGGGGTGGAACGCTCTCCCCACTCTCCCTGGTCGCCCGGGAAGTCTCCGTCGCGAGTTTGCCGGCCAGACACGGCACCCTGCTCGACACTGACGGCGGCTTCACTCGCTCGGGGCTGGATCTGGACGCCCTGCGGATGTATCTCCGATGGCGACGGATCGACCTGGCGACACTGCGTACCACGCCGGAACTCGTCGATCCTGCGACGCTTCCCGAGGAGCCCGGTGACCCGACGGACGGGGCTGTTGGGGTAGGAACGGCGGCGACCGACCCCTCGCTTCCGTGTGCTAGTGAGACGACCGAGGAATCGGCGGACCGCTGGGGCGCGGAAGCCTTCCTCGACGCCCTCGACGGTTCGGCCTACGGGACCAGCCCCGCGGATCTCCGGGCGGGCCTCGATCGAATCGTGGCAGCGGACCGGGTCTGGGTCTCGCCGGGAATTCCCTTCATCGTCCCGACGGTTTTGGGTCTGGTCCTCGCGCTCATCGCCGGGGACCTGCTGTTCTGGGTGCTCGAATTGCTCGGCCTGGCCGGTCCCTGACCCCGGACGAAACGGCTATCCGGCGGCCACCCGTTCTCTGGGTATGGATTCCTTCGAGGTCGAACTCGACTTCGATTCCGGGCTGATCCCCGTCATCACCCAGGACGTCGAAACTGAGGAGGTGCTCATGTTTGCCTACGCCACCCGCGAGGCCGTCGAGCAGACCGTCGAGACGGGGCGGGCACACTACTACTCTCGCAGCCGAGACGAACTCTGGGAGAAGGGACAAAGCTCCGGGCACACCCAGTCGGTCGAAGAGATCCGGGTGGACTGTGACGCCGACACCCTCCTCTACCGCGTCGAACAGGAGGGTGGGGCCTGTCACACGGGCCATCGCTCCTGTTTCTACCGCACCCTCGACGGAACTGACGTGGGCGAGGTCGTCTTCGACCCCGATGACGTCTACTGACGACCCGATGACTGTGCCGGATCTGGTCGCGGACCTCAAAGCGGCCCGCGAGGCGCTCGCTCAGGCCGAGGCGCAGGTGGCGGAAATTGGGGAGTCCCGGCTCCGGCGGCTCGAATCGGCCCACGAGGAGTTCACCACGCTGCTCTCGACCTACGAGGACCGGGCCACTGGCTCGGGGGACTTCCAGGCCTTCGTCGAGTTCCAGGACGAACTGGCTCACTTTCTGGATGATTACCCCGAGGACCTGCCCGAGCGCGAAACGTTCGAGGCGATCGACGAGACCCTCCAGAAGCGCCGCCTGACCGACGCGGATTTCGAGTGGGCCCGTGATCGACTCGGCCCGGTCGAGGATCTGTTGGACCGCCTGACCGAGCGTCACGAGGCCGAGCAACGCGTCCAAACCCTGGCGGGAGAGATACGAACGGCCATTCGCGAGACTCGGGCACGCATCGATCGCCTTGAGACGGTCAAACGGTTGGGCACTGCTGACCTCGACGCCCCGGTCGAGGACCTTCGCGATCCGATCGAGCGGTACAACGAGTCGGTTCGTGCTGCGATTCAGCGGGCCCGGTCCGAAATGCCGGCCCGGCAGGTTCTCTCGATCCTGGAGACGGCCGAGCGCTTCCCGCTGCTGTCGGTTCCCGCGCCGCCCGCGGAACTTCACTCGTATCTCGAATCGGCCGCCGTCGGGACCGAGACGATTCCGACGCTGCTGGAGTACGCCGATTACTCCCAGTCGAAACTCGCCCACTACGTCGACGCGCCGGCGACGTTTGCCCGGGTGGTCGGTGGCAACCGGACCTATCTGGACACCCTCGATGCGACGCCCTTCGAGATCGAGTGGCCGCCGCCCGCGGCCGACCACCTTCGATTCCGCGGGCGGGAACTCGTCTCGGTCCTGAACCGGTTCGACGCGAGGGACTCGATCGCCGCGCTCAGGGACGTCCTCGACCTCGCTCGCGGGGAGCCTGCCCGATACGCGTCGCTCAGGAAGACCGCTCGCGCGCGGACGGAACTCACCGAATCCGAACGCCGACAGGTCGCGGACGGTACGATCGAGGCGGAACTGGAAGCCGCTCGCGACCGGTTGGCGGCCCTGGAGACCGCCCTCGAGGCCGACCGGTAGTACGAACCTTCTTATTCGGGTGGAGAATATTGGACTTCGAATGGCCTCGGCCCGGGATCAGGAACTCACGGACAGATTCGAGACGTTCTACCGGCAGCACGAGAGCGACGCGATCGCCGATCTGGCGCGGAAGTACCCCCGCGAGAACAAGTCCCTGGAGATCGACTGGCAGGACCTGTTTCGGTTCGATCCGGACTTCGCGGAGGACGTCATTAACTCGCCGCGCACCCTGCTGGACGCCGCGGAGGAGGCGCTGGGTCGCTATGACTTGCCGGTCGACAAGGACCTCTCGGGCGCACACGTCCGGGTCGTCAACCTCCCGGAGGCGACGGAGATCCGGGCGATCCGGGCTGAACATCTGGGCACGCTCGTCTCGGTGCAG
Proteins encoded:
- a CDS encoding hemolysin family protein; amino-acid sequence: MGILPAAIDGIGAGSPGLWVWLGFASILLLVALSGFFSSSEIAMFSLARHRIEALYEEGVPNAATVMDLKEDPHRLLVTILVGNNLVNIAMSSIATALFGVFLTQGQAVFAATFGITALVLLFGEIAPKSYAVEHTEEWSLRVSRPLALTERLLYPLVVLFDYLSRVVIKVTGGHAAIESSYVTRDEIQNLIKTGEREGVIETDEREMLQRIFRFDQTIAKEVMTPRLDVTAVDADDPIETAIQTCTQSGHERVPVYESDLDTVLGIVQLRDLVREYLYSENGEATLRDLIQPTLHVPESKNVDELLQEMQEERVGMVIVIDEFGTTEGLITTEDIIEEITGEILEGEEERPIDRVDEQTVLVRGEVNIEEVNEALAIDLPEGEEFETIAGFIFNRAGRLVEEGEVFTYENIELRAEQVEDTRIMKARVTRHEGDDALPDAERPNVEEL
- a CDS encoding inorganic phosphate transporter; translation: MSGGALLTLAVASLASLFMAWAIGAGSSGSTPFAPAVGANAISVMRAGFLVGILGFAGAALQGANVSETVGTGLIQGVTLTPAAVVTVLAIAATLVAAGVFLGYPIATAFTVTGAVVGVGLALGGAPAWAAYYEIVGLWAAVPFVGGGVAFATARLLRSVDRDQLTVPALGALVGVVVANIRFDILGGDGGQSIAESIAGLGEFGSAGVGLATVGLGLLVALVLRWDVGKHPIAGMRHFLVAMGGLVAFSAGGSQVGLAVGPLIPLLGDSIPLSMVLVGGGLGLLVGSWTGAPRMIKAIAQDYSSLGPRRSIAALIPSFVLAQTAVLLGVPVSFNEIVVSAIMGSGLAVEGREGVSAAKMGYTVLAWVGSLVLAIVVGYGGFRLVSLLF
- a CDS encoding DUF5828 family protein, which gives rise to MEESISGFKQRGTWGEIVEHGERITTALREASATEKYPDAFEDWVKWRPKIHEQIEEDVSAKTADQASVGEGKGEAKGKSADDDLQSAGEHLTESYEKIEENDTDGAVEKWQDTLDYVARAADTASRKALRKVESTVYERVMTQVAPYYFDNDLISANIQRVRSQEEFVFEVNVNDETLKDEVREHLESFEDLDRWHVDTEKATEIAEAVEGVETPEGTETPDDTAPDSHTT
- the upp gene encoding uracil phosphoribosyltransferase, translating into MPIREQEHGALIDHALATHTLSRLRSVETEQIGFRKGLVKLGRICGYEIIDGAMDTEYVEIETPLTDTMGQQVGGLDDVVIINVLRAATPFVEGLLKAFPSARQGVISAGRNEGAGMTEDGTFPIDVDYVKLPDISPEDTVIVADPMLATGSTATTVLSRVAEDAPDEAEVMLLAAVSAPEGVCRVEDEFPDVSVLTVAVDDHLDEDGYIVPGLGDAGDRAFGTA
- a CDS encoding DUF7569 family protein, with amino-acid sequence MTDADRCDACGEPVTDALARTVRLTVDRSQIDSQRLCPECFAAWIDRYETEMQHEAASTVVSEDDELIVD
- a CDS encoding IMPACT family protein is translated as MADTYRTVAEVGRAYFEVRGSEFTGHVAPVRSKDAAEAYIEEVRAEFSGATIIPAYRVRVDSGSGYILREYQSDSHEPTGSAGKPALNVLVQQELENVVAVVARYYGGTNLGIGGLARAYGRGVKEAVEDAGITERRPEATFDVEVVYDDSGTVRGILESADVEFDADYEETVSFRVTVPVDEVAGLKDRLQSATSGRADITD
- a CDS encoding amino acid-binding protein is translated as MFKAIMEKFEGSPGQQAVVKLLLERGFSVNEAGRVVSGSIEIPNTQVAEEAGVDRRVVDSTTDAILEDPELERIFRNISQIPSLMDLAPLLDLTVLTISVRSAGESGIIGAVTNLLAEHDITIRQAVSEDPDFTDEPRLHIITEEQVPGDVLTALTDLEFVRSVEIA
- the hisB gene encoding imidazoleglycerol-phosphate dehydratase HisB, which gives rise to MSERHAARTRETAETDVSVTIDLDGTGETTVDTGVGFLDHMLTAFGTHGYFDLTVRCDGDLGVDEHHTVEDVGVVLGQAIDEALGERRAIERFADRRVPMDEASASVVLDVSGRPFFSAEGEFSQERVNEFTSVLATHFFRSLAENAGLTLQVEFQGENAHHEIEALFKGVGRALDDATRLDDRRGGTPSTKGTL
- the hisA gene encoding 1-(5-phosphoribosyl)-5-[(5-phosphoribosylamino)methylideneamino]imidazole-4-carboxamide isomerase, producing MAFESFEVIPAVDLKDGEVVQLVQGERGTETSYGDPVTAATRWVEAGAETLHLVDLDGAFEGERQNAAAIDAILDAVTVPVQLGGGIRTAEDARALLDAGVKRVIMGTAALENPELVEAVSETHPESVLVSLDAKEGEVVVSGWTEGTGLTPVEAASRYAEMGAAGILFTDVDVEGKQAGVRTEPVAALVEAVDVPVIASGGVATVEDINALQEAGAAAVVVGTALYEGAFTLAEAQAAVN
- the fer gene encoding ferredoxin Fer is translated as MPTVEYINYEVLDDQGWDLEDGDLFEKAADAGLDDQDYGTLDVGEGEYILEAAEAAGYDWPFSCRAGACANCAGVVKEGDIEMDMQQILSDEEMEEENVRLTCIGSPATDEVQLVYNAKHLDFLQDRVI
- a CDS encoding prepilin peptidase, coding for MDATVPDLLRLLAVPVFAWAGIQDLRTRRVPNRTWLPLVGLGVLLVGWDLLVLGPGTPGFGLYLLRVGLSVGLVGGLALGFWIIGGFGGADAKAFLTLAVLFPTYPAYEAFGLTLPVVETTIGVFSLTVLTNAVLIGAAYPLALAVSNLRGGTLSPLSLVAREVSVASLPARHGTLLDTDGGFTRSGLDLDALRMYLRWRRIDLATLRTTPELVDPATLPEEPGDPTDGAVGVGTAATDPSLPCASETTEESADRWGAEAFLDALDGSAYGTSPADLRAGLDRIVAADRVWVSPGIPFIVPTVLGLVLALIAGDLLFWVLELLGLAGP
- the hisI gene encoding phosphoribosyl-AMP cyclohydrolase; this translates as MDSFEVELDFDSGLIPVITQDVETEEVLMFAYATREAVEQTVETGRAHYYSRSRDELWEKGQSSGHTQSVEEIRVDCDADTLLYRVEQEGGACHTGHRSCFYRTLDGTDVGEVVFDPDDVY
- a CDS encoding DUF7118 family protein: MTSTDDPMTVPDLVADLKAAREALAQAEAQVAEIGESRLRRLESAHEEFTTLLSTYEDRATGSGDFQAFVEFQDELAHFLDDYPEDLPERETFEAIDETLQKRRLTDADFEWARDRLGPVEDLLDRLTERHEAEQRVQTLAGEIRTAIRETRARIDRLETVKRLGTADLDAPVEDLRDPIERYNESVRAAIQRARSEMPARQVLSILETAERFPLLSVPAPPAELHSYLESAAVGTETIPTLLEYADYSQSKLAHYVDAPATFARVVGGNRTYLDTLDATPFEIEWPPPAADHLRFRGRELVSVLNRFDARDSIAALRDVLDLARGEPARYASLRKTARARTELTESERRQVADGTIEAELEAARDRLAALETALEADR